From bacterium, a single genomic window includes:
- a CDS encoding HNH endonuclease → MRADVQGPADVVARVCGALLREDCDAARAIAVAEYPFIRHANTGRKYTELQSMRVFLRDRFTDRYSGARLVFPATLRLLSKVMPEEFPAHPNWKMSDCHIVYWELFPTIDHVVPVARGGSDDEPNWVTTSMLRNAAKSNWTLGELGWSLRSVDPDDAWDGLVCWCLDYLAAHPEHLSDKYIARWHRAALTALETST, encoded by the coding sequence ATGCGGGCTGACGTTCAAGGGCCGGCCGACGTCGTCGCGCGGGTCTGCGGCGCCCTGCTCCGCGAGGATTGCGACGCCGCGCGAGCGATTGCCGTTGCCGAGTATCCCTTCATTCGCCACGCGAACACGGGCCGCAAGTACACGGAGCTTCAGTCGATGCGCGTGTTCTTGCGTGACCGCTTCACCGACCGCTACTCCGGCGCGCGCCTCGTTTTTCCTGCGACCCTGCGCCTGCTCTCGAAGGTCATGCCCGAGGAGTTTCCTGCTCATCCCAACTGGAAGATGAGCGATTGCCACATCGTATATTGGGAGCTCTTCCCGACCATCGATCACGTGGTGCCGGTCGCGCGCGGCGGTTCCGACGACGAGCCGAACTGGGTGACCACGTCGATGCTCCGAAACGCTGCGAAGTCGAATTGGACGCTCGGCGAGCTCGGCTGGTCGCTGCGCTCCGTCGATCCCGACGACGCCTGGGATGGCCTTGTGTGCTGGTGCCTCGACTACCTCGCGGCTCACCCCGAGCACCTCTCCGACAAGTACATCGCCCGCTGGCACCGAGCCGCCCTAACGGCTCTCGAGACATCGACATGA
- a CDS encoding type I restriction-modification enzyme R subunit C-terminal domain-containing protein → MAEQVKIETIVDRESLDRGQFKSQGGFVRLNKVFDGKLASVLGKLAEEVWKDAG, encoded by the coding sequence ATCGCAGAACAAGTGAAGATCGAAACCATCGTCGACCGCGAGTCCCTCGACCGGGGGCAGTTCAAGTCCCAGGGGGGCTTCGTGCGCCTCAACAAGGTCTTCGACGGGAAGCTCGCGAGCGTGCTCGGCAAGCTCGCCGAGGAGGTTTGGAAGGATGCGGGCTGA
- the lpxC gene encoding UDP-3-O-acyl-N-acetylglucosamine deacetylase, producing MDKAERQRTIARAVELTGIGLHTGDLCRMRYLPAEADTGYLFRRVDLPGKPEIQALAEYVMDTSRGTTLGAGEVEVHTVEHILSALSGCGVDNAVIEVDSSEPPVTDGSALPFVNALCEAGRVEQDAPRRYLEPKRPIVHDTGTAQMIVLPHPGPLRVSFALHFDHPVLRSQYLDFSGEDGRYAEEIAPARTFCFLHEVQALRRAGLIRGGSLACAIVIGDEEILNDNLRFADEFVRHKVLDLLGDLTLIGAPLRAHVISVKGGHTSNLGLARRLRAELG from the coding sequence GTGGATAAAGCGGAAAGGCAGAGGACCATCGCCCGCGCGGTGGAGCTGACGGGAATCGGCCTCCACACCGGCGACCTCTGCCGGATGAGGTACCTGCCCGCCGAGGCGGACACGGGTTACCTCTTCCGGAGGGTGGACCTGCCCGGGAAGCCCGAGATACAGGCCCTCGCCGAATACGTGATGGACACCTCCCGGGGCACGACCCTGGGGGCGGGCGAGGTGGAGGTCCACACCGTGGAGCATATCCTCTCCGCCCTCTCCGGCTGCGGGGTGGACAACGCGGTCATCGAGGTGGACTCCAGCGAGCCCCCCGTAACCGACGGCAGCGCACTGCCCTTCGTGAACGCCCTGTGCGAGGCGGGCCGCGTGGAGCAGGACGCCCCGCGGCGCTACCTGGAACCAAAGCGGCCCATCGTCCACGACACCGGCACGGCCCAGATGATCGTCCTGCCGCACCCCGGACCGCTCCGAGTCTCCTTCGCCCTCCACTTCGACCACCCCGTGCTGCGGAGCCAGTACCTGGACTTCAGCGGCGAGGACGGGCGCTACGCCGAGGAGATAGCGCCCGCCCGCACCTTCTGCTTCCTCCACGAGGTTCAGGCCCTGCGCCGGGCCGGGCTGATCCGCGGCGGTTCGCTGGCCTGCGCCATCGTAATCGGCGACGAGGAAATTTTGAACGACAACCTGCGCTTCGCCGACGAGTTCGTACGCCACAAGGTCCTCGACCTCCTCGGCGACCTCACCCTGATCGGCGCCCCGCTCCGGGCCCACGTCATCAGCGTCAAGGGCGGGCACACCTCCAACCTGGGGCTGGCGCGCAGGCTCCGGGCGGAGCTCGGGTGA
- the lpxD gene encoding UDP-3-O-(3-hydroxymyristoyl)glucosamine N-acyltransferase, with amino-acid sequence MALSLGEIAVITGGSLERGDPSVRVSGISTLEAAGPDQVTFLANRRYAKLLPRCRAAAVIIDEKTPPVGNLAYIRCPNPYLGYTQIARRFAPSIPYPPAGVHPSASVDPSAVLGEGVAVGPHVTLGAAVRLGDRTIVMSGVYIGEGTGVGPDSIIYPNVVIRERCELGARNIVYPGAVIGSDGFGYAPDAEGRFHKIPQMGWVVTGDDVEIGCNACVDRGALGPTRIARGVKIDNLVQIAHNVSVGEDSAMAAQVGISGSCTIGDRVQLAGQVGIAGHLVIGDGVVVTAQSGVSRNIPAGERWFGSPARPVRRAARIEAAVSDLPEMRREHRALLRRIEELEKRIAELEGRGGG; translated from the coding sequence GTGGCTCTGAGCCTGGGGGAGATAGCCGTCATCACCGGTGGCTCGCTGGAGAGGGGCGACCCCTCGGTGCGCGTGAGCGGGATAAGCACCCTCGAGGCGGCCGGCCCGGACCAGGTCACTTTTTTAGCCAACAGGCGATACGCGAAGCTCCTGCCCCGGTGCCGGGCGGCGGCGGTGATAATTGACGAGAAGACGCCGCCCGTCGGCAATCTGGCGTACATCCGCTGCCCCAACCCCTACCTCGGTTACACACAGATCGCCAGAAGGTTCGCCCCGTCCATCCCCTACCCGCCGGCGGGCGTGCACCCCTCGGCCTCGGTGGACCCGTCCGCCGTGCTGGGCGAGGGGGTCGCCGTCGGCCCCCACGTCACCCTCGGGGCCGCCGTCAGGCTCGGCGACCGGACCATCGTGATGAGCGGGGTGTACATCGGCGAGGGCACCGGTGTGGGCCCCGACTCCATCATCTACCCCAACGTGGTCATCCGGGAGCGGTGCGAGCTCGGGGCGCGCAACATCGTCTACCCGGGGGCGGTGATCGGCTCGGACGGCTTCGGGTATGCGCCCGACGCCGAGGGGCGCTTCCACAAGATACCCCAGATGGGCTGGGTCGTCACCGGCGACGACGTGGAGATAGGCTGCAACGCCTGCGTGGACCGGGGGGCGCTGGGGCCGACCCGAATCGCCCGCGGGGTCAAGATAGACAACCTGGTCCAGATCGCCCACAACGTCAGCGTGGGGGAGGACAGCGCCATGGCAGCCCAGGTGGGGATTTCGGGCTCGTGCACCATCGGCGACCGGGTGCAGCTCGCCGGGCAGGTGGGAATAGCCGGCCACCTCGTGATCGGTGACGGCGTGGTCGTCACCGCCCAGTCCGGCGTCTCCCGCAACATCCCCGCCGGGGAACGCTGGTTCGGCTCCCCGGCCCGACCGGTCCGACGCGCGGCCAGGATCGAGGCCGCCGTCTCCGACCTGCCCGAGATGCGCCGGGAACACCGGGCGCTCCTGCGTAGAATCGAAGAGCTCGAGAAGCGGATCGCGGAGCTGGAGGGCCGCGGTGGTGGATAA
- a CDS encoding OmpH family outer membrane protein: MKRILPLTLLLALFVTPIAAQDDGDEEQQPLVIAYVDLQRVQDEWILFQDALKTLEEETRQKELEVQPRLDEYQQQIIELQKKLDTPLSDEKRDEINAEIEQIYTQASQLRDGAIQALQAREKQELDKLIEKIYAAIDQLGQTTEYDLILDMTALIYGKDIYDITDEIIEVLNTAAGAE, from the coding sequence GATCGCGGCCCAGGACGACGGCGACGAAGAGCAGCAACCCCTCGTCATCGCCTACGTTGACCTCCAGCGCGTCCAGGACGAGTGGATACTCTTCCAGGACGCTTTGAAGACCCTGGAGGAGGAGACGCGGCAGAAGGAGCTCGAGGTTCAGCCCCGCCTGGACGAGTACCAGCAGCAGATCATCGAGCTGCAGAAGAAACTGGACACGCCGCTCTCCGACGAGAAACGGGACGAGATCAACGCCGAAATCGAGCAGATATACACCCAGGCGAGCCAGCTCCGGGACGGCGCCATCCAGGCCCTCCAGGCCAGGGAGAAGCAGGAGCTGGACAAGCTCATCGAGAAAATCTACGCGGCGATAGACCAGCTCGGCCAGACGACCGAGTACGACCTCATCCTGGACATGACGGCCCTCATCTACGGCAAGGACATCTACGACATCACCGACGAGATAATCGAGGTGCTGAACACCGCCGCCGGGGCGGAGTAG